In one window of Burkholderiales bacterium DNA:
- a CDS encoding ABC transporter permease — MIARRRSLGLAGAMLVLVAWELAARFLWRDAQALPSPTQAIAAAAQHLTARELAEHVGASLWRIAAGFALGAAAGTLVGIATGWYPGLARFMRPFVEILRPIPPLAWIPIAIVWFGIGEASKVFVIFLGAFFPVFTNAWRGMRSIPPVLLAAARTMDVDGAALLFKVAIPAALPDVSTGLRIGFGLSFGILVAAELIAADRGMGFLVMNSRMLGQLGVAIFAILLIGIVTLVTDGALALVLRRLLGPRAGR; from the coding sequence ATGATCGCCCGCCGCCGCTCGCTGGGCCTCGCCGGAGCGATGCTCGTGCTCGTCGCCTGGGAACTCGCGGCGCGCTTCCTGTGGCGCGACGCCCAGGCGCTGCCGTCGCCGACGCAGGCGATCGCGGCGGCGGCGCAGCACCTCACGGCGCGGGAACTCGCGGAGCACGTCGGCGCCAGCCTGTGGCGCATCGCCGCCGGGTTCGCGCTCGGCGCTGCGGCCGGAACGCTCGTCGGTATCGCCACGGGCTGGTACCCGGGTCTCGCGCGGTTCATGCGCCCGTTCGTCGAGATCCTGCGGCCCATCCCGCCGCTCGCGTGGATTCCCATCGCGATCGTCTGGTTCGGCATCGGCGAGGCGTCGAAGGTCTTCGTGATCTTCCTGGGTGCGTTCTTCCCGGTGTTCACCAATGCGTGGCGCGGCATGCGCTCGATCCCGCCGGTCCTGCTGGCCGCGGCGCGCACGATGGACGTCGACGGGGCGGCGCTGCTGTTCAAGGTGGCGATCCCGGCAGCGCTTCCCGACGTGTCGACCGGCCTGCGCATCGGCTTCGGCCTGTCGTTCGGCATTCTCGTGGCCGCGGAACTCATCGCCGCCGACCGGGGCATGGGATTCCTGGTGATGAACTCGCGCATGCTCGGGCAACTCGGCGTCGCGATCTTCGCGATCCTGCTGATCGGGATCGTGACGCTCGTGACCGACGGCGCGCTGGCACTCGTGCTGCGCCGGCTGCTGGGGCCCCGCGCGGGCAGGTGA
- a CDS encoding ABC transporter permease, with protein sequence MSAIPAPRRSARAANRGRGIRNWRDSVYPALAIACFLAVWQAASLAGWLRPVQFPPPSKLAASFLELVADGYPEGITLGAHVVVTVQRILLGYAIALALAVPLGLVVGRSPALDALTDPVASFARSIATLSLLPLAVVWFGTGEAAKVFLIGYGCFWVMFGNVVAAVKNVDPVLVRAARTMDVSGAALFRRVVLPAALPRIFAGARVALGVGFMVIVGAEMIGTIRGLGALIMEARTFYRTDITMVGMAVIGVLGLAIAWTLERLEALLLPWQGRADRRAA encoded by the coding sequence GTGAGTGCGATCCCCGCTCCCCGCCGATCGGCGCGCGCGGCGAACCGTGGGCGCGGTATCCGGAACTGGCGCGACTCGGTCTATCCGGCGCTCGCGATCGCATGCTTCCTCGCCGTGTGGCAGGCCGCGTCGCTGGCCGGCTGGCTGCGACCGGTCCAGTTCCCGCCGCCGTCGAAGCTGGCGGCGAGCTTCCTCGAACTCGTCGCCGACGGCTATCCGGAAGGCATCACGCTCGGTGCACACGTCGTGGTCACCGTGCAGCGGATCCTGCTGGGCTATGCGATCGCCCTCGCGCTGGCCGTGCCGCTCGGCCTCGTGGTCGGCCGTTCCCCGGCGCTCGATGCGCTGACCGACCCGGTCGCATCGTTCGCGCGCTCGATCGCCACACTCTCGCTCCTGCCGCTCGCGGTCGTCTGGTTCGGCACCGGCGAAGCGGCGAAGGTGTTCCTGATCGGCTACGGCTGCTTCTGGGTGATGTTCGGCAACGTCGTCGCGGCGGTGAAGAACGTCGACCCGGTGCTCGTGCGCGCCGCCCGGACGATGGACGTGTCGGGCGCCGCCCTGTTCCGCCGCGTCGTGCTGCCCGCTGCGCTGCCGCGCATCTTCGCCGGCGCGCGCGTCGCGCTCGGGGTCGGATTCATGGTCATCGTCGGCGCCGAGATGATCGGCACGATCCGCGGACTGGGCGCGCTGATCATGGAGGCACGCACGTTCTATCGCACCGACATCACGATGGTCGGGATGGCGGTGATCGGCGTCCTCGGCCTCGCGATCGCGTGGACACTCGAACGGCTGGAGGCGCTGCTCCTCCCCTGGCAGGGTCGCGCCGACCGGAGGGCCGCATGA
- a CDS encoding ABC transporter substrate-binding protein translates to MQRRRFLRNVVTGAGAALAGGTFGGRAFAQARPEVTKLGLAFGLDPVFAPHMVAMQKGWFRDAGFTEVTTKTFSGGAIAGEALVAGDIQLWTPGNLPPISMTHSGVPIVVLGTNALAMSADRLVARKDANVRAPEDLYRIKIGLLQGSTASANLFFLAKHYGLDEKRLQVVNMPPPEQLAGLNSNAVQAMFCWQPWGHNALKTGNTELVHTGLESSFAANRGQAVQISYTRSLFVVSQEFVRKNPVATRRMVEVLLRSQRYVADPKNRNEVIALFVEQSRQDRALAEAIWDQYVFDPTFDDRYVRDMERLTEYLVASGRLKAPRHPLDYTYTDPSAAVDPALVKVAGRFKP, encoded by the coding sequence ATGCAACGCAGGCGATTCCTGAGGAACGTGGTGACCGGCGCGGGTGCCGCGCTGGCGGGCGGTACGTTCGGCGGACGTGCGTTCGCGCAGGCGAGACCCGAGGTGACGAAGCTCGGACTCGCGTTCGGCCTCGATCCGGTGTTCGCTCCCCACATGGTCGCGATGCAGAAGGGGTGGTTCCGCGACGCCGGCTTCACCGAAGTCACGACCAAGACCTTCAGCGGCGGCGCGATCGCGGGCGAGGCGCTGGTCGCCGGCGACATCCAGCTCTGGACGCCGGGCAACCTCCCGCCGATCTCGATGACCCACAGCGGCGTGCCGATCGTCGTGCTGGGCACCAACGCCCTCGCCATGTCGGCCGATCGGCTCGTGGCGCGGAAGGACGCGAACGTGCGTGCGCCCGAGGACCTCTACCGGATCAAGATCGGCCTCCTGCAAGGATCGACGGCGAGCGCCAACCTGTTCTTCCTCGCGAAGCACTACGGACTCGACGAGAAGCGGCTGCAGGTGGTCAACATGCCGCCGCCCGAGCAGCTCGCCGGCCTCAATTCGAACGCGGTCCAGGCGATGTTCTGCTGGCAGCCCTGGGGCCACAACGCGCTCAAGACCGGCAACACCGAGCTCGTGCACACCGGCCTCGAGTCGTCGTTCGCGGCCAATCGGGGCCAGGCCGTGCAGATCTCGTACACGCGCTCGCTGTTCGTCGTAAGTCAGGAGTTCGTGCGGAAGAACCCGGTGGCGACCCGTCGCATGGTCGAGGTCCTGCTGCGCTCGCAGCGCTACGTCGCGGATCCGAAGAACCGCAACGAGGTCATCGCGCTGTTCGTCGAGCAATCGCGGCAGGACCGCGCGCTGGCCGAGGCGATCTGGGACCAGTACGTGTTCGACCCGACGTTCGACGACCGCTACGTGCGCGACATGGAGCGGCTCACCGAGTACCTCGTCGCGTCGGGCCGCCTCAAGGCGCCGCGTCATCCGCTCGACTACACCTACACCGACCCGTCGGCGGCGGTCGACCCGGCGCTGGTGAAGGTGGCGGGCCGCTTCAAGCCCTGA
- a CDS encoding ABC transporter ATP-binding protein, with protein MGSTVPKHSPPADNSTAAAAIRPRIRIGRVTKRFPGDPVEAPPVLDDVTLDIRENEFVVLLGRSGCGKTTLLNIVAGLETPSSGEVRVDDEAVTRPGRGKGVVFQQGALFPWLTAAGNVAFAAKSRGVPAAERAAVARELLALVGLAEAEAKYPFELSGGMLQRVAIARALALDPHILLMDEPFGALDELTRIEMQNELLRVWAARRKTVLFVTHSIWEALVLADRVIVLAPRPGRIVLERAIALPRPRQRTDPEVLRLYESIWAALQ; from the coding sequence ATGGGTTCGACCGTTCCGAAGCACTCGCCGCCGGCCGACAACAGTACGGCCGCCGCGGCGATACGCCCGCGCATCCGCATCGGGCGCGTCACCAAGCGATTCCCGGGCGATCCGGTCGAGGCCCCACCGGTCCTGGACGACGTCACGCTCGACATCCGCGAGAACGAATTCGTCGTGTTGCTCGGTCGCAGCGGCTGCGGCAAGACCACGTTGCTCAACATCGTGGCGGGCCTCGAGACGCCCAGCTCGGGCGAGGTGCGGGTCGACGACGAGGCGGTCACCCGCCCCGGCCGCGGCAAGGGCGTCGTGTTCCAGCAGGGCGCGCTGTTCCCCTGGCTCACCGCGGCGGGCAACGTGGCGTTCGCGGCGAAGAGCCGCGGCGTGCCCGCCGCCGAACGCGCGGCCGTCGCGCGTGAACTGCTCGCGCTGGTGGGACTCGCCGAAGCCGAGGCCAAGTACCCGTTCGAGCTCTCCGGCGGCATGCTGCAGCGGGTCGCGATCGCGCGCGCGCTCGCGCTCGACCCGCACATCCTGCTGATGGACGAGCCGTTCGGCGCGCTCGACGAATTGACGCGCATCGAGATGCAGAACGAACTCCTGCGCGTCTGGGCGGCGCGACGCAAGACCGTGCTGTTCGTCACCCACAGCATCTGGGAGGCGCTGGTGCTCGCCGACCGGGTCATCGTGCTCGCGCCCCGGCCGGGCCGCATCGTGCTCGAACGCGCGATCGCGCTGCCTCGCCCGCGCCAGCGCACCGACCCGGAGGTGCTGCGGCTCTACGAGTCCATCTGGGCGGCGCTGCAGTGA